A genomic window from Candidatus Methylacidiphilum fumarolicum includes:
- a CDS encoding MATE family efflux transporter — protein sequence MNQLHSIKFISPLQFYDKLIQLLKKHFPALIHLWSSSGIVSLANAISIFLLVTKCPKNIFASYAIAQAISFLVNAWTDGGISLAIQILAAQDANNKIHFENYKKESLRLSLRIFLVMGFSLWGIIYFFHNKGKFFEEIPLALISSFFLVGLFQTRQSFCLSFLYALGRFNHYSWLQTFSPLFRLVFLIIILYFIRYPVNLITLLSLDLVAYGLGWFLSGSFLRKIQNRLLTNNLNSNAPIPHNIRQELWKFVFPSLQTNVLLSLVHWSGTLFGALFATDTVVAIYSIFQRCNQIFMLAIGPINNYIGRRLRLIRDVTERVSKAKKSLFFIASVYPFLSFFLYGVYIIGSKHFHHYVFEYPNTFIIFLITAFFGIIYSLLDIILSSWGQANHRFISSWILAGKILIFSFLQPKSAALLLIVDGSFLVLIDIIFILIFVSFIRNKHGLKE from the coding sequence GTGAATCAACTACATAGTATTAAATTTATTTCGCCTTTACAATTTTATGATAAATTGATTCAACTACTCAAAAAACACTTTCCGGCTCTTATTCATTTATGGAGTTCTTCAGGTATTGTCTCTCTGGCTAATGCCATAAGTATATTTCTGTTAGTAACTAAGTGTCCAAAAAATATTTTTGCATCCTATGCAATTGCCCAGGCTATTTCGTTTCTTGTTAATGCATGGACAGATGGAGGAATCTCTTTAGCAATACAAATTCTAGCTGCCCAAGATGCTAATAACAAAATACATTTTGAGAATTATAAAAAAGAAAGCCTACGACTTTCCCTCCGCATTTTTCTTGTCATGGGATTTTCATTATGGGGGATAATATATTTTTTTCATAATAAGGGAAAGTTTTTTGAAGAAATTCCTTTAGCATTAATCAGTTCTTTTTTTCTAGTAGGCTTATTCCAAACTCGTCAATCCTTTTGTCTTTCTTTTTTATATGCTCTAGGGCGGTTTAATCATTATAGTTGGCTGCAAACATTTAGTCCTTTATTTCGACTGGTTTTTTTGATCATCATTTTATATTTTATTCGATACCCAGTTAACCTTATAACCCTTCTAAGTTTGGACTTGGTTGCCTACGGATTAGGATGGTTCCTGTCTGGAAGTTTTCTAAGGAAAATACAAAACAGACTTTTAACAAACAATTTAAATAGTAATGCACCTATCCCTCATAATATTCGGCAGGAGCTATGGAAATTCGTATTCCCTTCCCTTCAAACCAATGTTTTGCTTTCACTGGTTCATTGGAGTGGAACATTATTTGGTGCATTGTTTGCTACAGATACAGTGGTTGCAATTTATTCTATTTTTCAAAGATGTAATCAAATATTTATGTTGGCGATTGGTCCGATAAATAACTATATAGGAAGAAGATTACGACTCATTCGTGATGTTACGGAACGAGTTTCCAAAGCAAAAAAATCTCTTTTTTTTATTGCATCTGTGTATCCTTTTTTATCATTCTTCCTCTACGGAGTTTATATAATAGGTAGTAAACATTTTCATCATTATGTGTTTGAGTATCCAAATACTTTTATTATTTTTTTAATCACGGCTTTTTTCGGTATCATATACTCTTTATTGGATATTATTCTTTCTTCATGGGGACAAGCAAATCATAGATTCATCAGTTCGTGGATATTAGCTGGAAAAATCCTCATTTTTTCTTTTCTACAACCAAAATCTGCCGCTTTATTGCTTATAGTTGATGGAAGTTTTCTTGTACTTATAGATATTATTTTTATTCTGATATTTGTTTCTTTTATCCGAAATAAACATGGCTTAAAAGAATGA
- a CDS encoding class I SAM-dependent methyltransferase, translating into MNKIQTSSSASISFKEKIRELFNIFRLRLLEPKGMKKVEGLFKDLNEYKNLLLLYSGKPIENTRILEIGFGPRPLRMVLLKSYGAKIKGVDLDSPLLYGKISEVINIWKKNGFERAIKSFIRFYLFDITERKILEKAVELRGKKLTFSFSQDELYICDASELDFDSHLFDLIISEDVFEHIEISSLKKLIFKMVHWLDPSGIALIRPNIFTGICGGHLTEWFPPVVNSNMKRKSEPWEHLRKKRFQPNTFLNKLTRKEYREMFSQYFDILEERVKYPDLGKKWLNPEIRQELKVYSDEEIFSNQVLFVLKPKIIKK; encoded by the coding sequence ATGAATAAAATTCAGACTAGTTCTTCAGCGTCAATAAGTTTTAAAGAAAAAATAAGAGAACTATTCAATATCTTTCGATTACGTCTTTTAGAACCAAAAGGGATGAAAAAAGTAGAAGGACTTTTTAAAGATCTAAATGAATATAAAAATTTGCTCCTTTTATATTCTGGAAAGCCAATTGAAAACACACGGATTTTAGAAATTGGCTTTGGCCCTCGTCCTCTTAGAATGGTCTTGTTAAAAAGTTATGGGGCAAAGATTAAAGGAGTTGATTTAGACTCACCACTTTTATATGGTAAAATTTCTGAAGTCATTAATATATGGAAGAAGAACGGATTTGAACGAGCTATTAAGTCTTTTATTCGATTTTACTTATTTGATATTACAGAAAGAAAAATCTTAGAAAAAGCTGTCGAGTTGCGTGGAAAAAAACTAACATTTTCATTCTCTCAGGATGAACTTTATATTTGTGATGCTTCAGAACTAGATTTTGATTCTCATTTATTTGATTTGATAATTTCTGAAGATGTTTTTGAGCATATAGAAATTTCTTCCTTAAAAAAATTGATTTTTAAAATGGTTCATTGGCTTGATCCTTCTGGTATTGCTTTAATTCGACCAAATATTTTTACAGGAATTTGTGGAGGCCATCTTACCGAGTGGTTTCCTCCCGTTGTTAATTCTAATATGAAAAGGAAAAGTGAGCCATGGGAACATCTCAGGAAAAAAAGATTTCAGCCTAATACTTTTCTTAACAAATTAACACGAAAAGAATACCGGGAGATGTTTAGCCAATATTTTGATATTCTTGAAGAACGAGTTAAATATCCAGATTTAGGCAAAAAATGGTTGAATCCAGAAATTCGACAAGAACTTAAAGTTTATTCAGACGAAGAGATTTTTTCTAATCAAGTGCTGTTTGTTTTAAAACCAAAAATTATTAAAAAGTAA
- a CDS encoding FlgD immunoglobulin-like domain containing protein — protein MVLNLYFWFIVAFLLFIPCSLFSQQTDNHVLISVPAQQTIQIDGDLKEWDLSGKILCCYDLSTLKGTYSVEVASMYDQNYLYFLFCFQDPTPMENWIDPLFDPQGGWKGDAVQLRLKNESTIVHITSWYYTPKQLPWVSLHFGMWDEASQSADVNDGRKMGIQVAFKKNKDAKGYCQEMAIPWKVLGISSLNDVSFEKLNLLCGLEFFWGSQKSKNWPEHRYADLVNPEYPRRSFFWTNPLAWGKIVFSKEGHLSRINQGNEKNEGKDVQQFYTYGNIQITYNLPSDGNVSLVIEDNKGNRIRNLISDVPRKAGRNVDWWDGKDEAGIKVPSGEYYLRGIFHKPFKLRYEFAFGNPGDPPWLTPDGRGGWLSNHENPLSITSDKNNIFVSAAMAEGACTVMALDLNGHKKWGNGGMVGGMLTRLGPYLYMVVGGSIPPYDIPPGEIRLVRFNAENGEPVLFKDNNPYKIIYHFDPSKPPPPKTPEGEAIENGALDASWCQRQVMGVASSGNRIYCSLFFENKILIVDEEGNLINTLSINKPTGIVTAPNGQLYAISGRGVVKIDQEGNITPFISTELEAPIGIAVDQKGQIYISDWGRAMNVKVFSKEGVFLREIGKKGGRPLIGSYDPRGMFLPFGICIDKENRLWVVEWDRSPRRISVWASNGDFLTEYCGSTYYAAMGCNINPSNPSEAIVMANKVDLDWQKGLWRVNSTLWRSTKTNALFGLGAEMYHQFFSLGNRKLIVSGFKNSLCISELNEDGSARPLSAMGTLTYFLTENYQLPQLISNKLFSEPLQLEWAKRKYPVIFNGSGWEAVQLGNFYGRPGLWIPLQIESLQRGFPLHNSFLWIDQNGDGLVQENELDIFSEEEVGGPPFKGAWWAPVIGPDLSTFWINQTREFVAVWKLPCKGFNSVGAPVYSLKDAKRIFALSNPLPVEDDPQGWCDLKGNILINHNPLEMFTQEGKLLWRYPNPWSGVHGSSSAPRANPGILVGPLYVIGSANLENVGEIFCLSGNLGERYFFTTDGLYIGSIFKDARGGPDVLPQHQVRGMEITMNSAGGESFGGQFFRNPIDNQFYIIGPVSDARECSVIAKIEGLETVQRLPQQAIRVSSNEKKIGLSGDNNDLRPFLIIRPLYHSGDGIPRADLFQWNFKEAVAQWGFDAFHKASASLTFDQQYLYVGFKDVSDDTPMINNGKNPFQLFKTGDAVVFECGTKMRSISEPVREGDFRLLISIYKGKPIGILYQYRVAGTKNPFLFSSPIGTTHVDKVSILENCNINLQKETDKYSFYAAIPLKELGFYFIPGKTYYGDFGIIYSDKNGTTDALRMFWSNKNTGMINDLSIESAIDPKEWGKLIIK, from the coding sequence ATGGTTTTAAATCTTTATTTCTGGTTTATAGTAGCCTTTCTTTTGTTCATTCCCTGTTCACTCTTTAGCCAGCAAACAGACAATCATGTGCTTATTTCTGTTCCTGCACAACAAACTATTCAAATTGATGGTGACTTAAAAGAATGGGATCTTTCTGGAAAGATTCTTTGTTGTTATGATCTTTCCACTCTTAAAGGGACCTATTCCGTTGAAGTAGCTTCCATGTACGATCAAAACTATCTTTATTTTTTATTTTGCTTTCAGGATCCTACTCCAATGGAAAATTGGATAGACCCTTTGTTTGATCCTCAAGGAGGATGGAAAGGAGATGCGGTTCAGCTGCGACTAAAGAATGAGTCTACAATAGTCCATATTACTTCCTGGTATTATACTCCAAAACAACTGCCCTGGGTTAGTCTTCACTTTGGGATGTGGGACGAAGCAAGCCAATCAGCCGATGTCAATGATGGAAGAAAAATGGGAATACAAGTTGCTTTCAAAAAAAATAAGGATGCAAAAGGCTATTGCCAAGAAATGGCCATTCCTTGGAAAGTGTTAGGTATTTCTTCGTTGAATGACGTTTCTTTTGAGAAATTAAATCTTTTATGTGGACTTGAATTTTTTTGGGGCAGCCAAAAAAGTAAAAACTGGCCAGAACACAGATACGCCGATTTAGTAAATCCAGAATATCCCCGACGGTCTTTTTTTTGGACCAATCCATTAGCTTGGGGTAAAATCGTATTTTCAAAAGAAGGCCATCTTTCTCGTATTAATCAGGGTAATGAAAAAAATGAAGGAAAAGATGTTCAACAGTTCTATACATATGGAAATATTCAAATTACCTATAATTTGCCCTCTGATGGAAATGTAAGCCTTGTAATAGAAGACAACAAGGGCAATAGAATCAGAAACCTTATTAGTGATGTTCCAAGGAAAGCTGGAAGAAATGTTGACTGGTGGGATGGAAAAGATGAGGCAGGCATTAAGGTGCCTTCTGGAGAATATTACCTAAGAGGTATTTTTCATAAGCCTTTCAAACTCCGTTACGAATTTGCTTTTGGAAATCCTGGAGATCCTCCCTGGCTAACTCCTGATGGCCGGGGAGGCTGGTTATCCAATCATGAAAATCCTCTCTCAATAACTTCTGATAAAAACAATATTTTTGTTTCAGCCGCCATGGCAGAGGGAGCCTGTACTGTTATGGCTCTTGATTTGAATGGACACAAAAAATGGGGGAATGGAGGAATGGTTGGTGGAATGCTTACTAGATTAGGGCCATACCTTTATATGGTTGTTGGTGGATCAATACCCCCTTACGATATTCCACCAGGAGAAATTCGGCTTGTTCGTTTTAACGCTGAAAATGGAGAACCTGTTTTATTTAAGGACAATAATCCTTATAAGATCATTTATCATTTTGATCCATCCAAACCTCCTCCACCTAAAACTCCAGAGGGAGAAGCGATTGAAAATGGGGCATTGGATGCTTCATGGTGTCAAAGGCAGGTAATGGGAGTAGCTTCTTCGGGAAACAGAATTTATTGTTCTCTTTTTTTCGAAAACAAAATTCTTATCGTAGACGAAGAAGGCAATCTTATCAACACACTTTCTATTAACAAACCCACTGGAATAGTTACAGCTCCTAATGGACAACTTTATGCGATCAGTGGCCGTGGGGTTGTTAAGATTGATCAAGAAGGAAACATTACTCCATTTATTTCCACTGAGCTTGAAGCTCCCATTGGGATTGCAGTAGATCAGAAGGGCCAAATTTACATTTCTGATTGGGGCAGAGCCATGAATGTGAAAGTTTTTTCTAAAGAAGGAGTATTTCTACGGGAGATTGGGAAAAAAGGGGGAAGGCCTCTTATTGGCTCTTACGATCCTCGAGGGATGTTTCTTCCTTTTGGGATTTGTATAGACAAAGAAAATCGATTATGGGTTGTAGAATGGGACAGGTCTCCAAGACGAATTAGTGTGTGGGCATCGAACGGAGACTTTCTAACAGAATATTGTGGTTCAACCTACTATGCGGCTATGGGATGTAATATTAATCCTTCCAATCCCTCAGAAGCCATTGTAATGGCGAACAAAGTAGATCTTGACTGGCAAAAAGGATTATGGCGCGTAAATAGTACTTTGTGGCGCTCTACAAAAACCAATGCTCTTTTTGGATTAGGCGCGGAGATGTATCATCAATTTTTTTCATTAGGCAATAGAAAGCTCATTGTCAGTGGATTTAAAAATTCGCTCTGTATATCAGAATTGAACGAAGATGGTTCGGCTAGACCTTTATCTGCAATGGGGACTCTCACTTACTTTTTAACAGAAAACTACCAACTACCACAGCTGATTTCAAACAAACTCTTTTCTGAACCTCTCCAATTAGAGTGGGCTAAAAGAAAATACCCTGTCATATTTAATGGAAGTGGTTGGGAAGCTGTTCAACTAGGGAACTTTTATGGTCGCCCAGGGTTGTGGATTCCTTTACAAATTGAATCATTACAAAGGGGCTTTCCTCTACATAATTCATTCTTATGGATAGATCAGAATGGAGATGGGCTTGTCCAAGAAAATGAATTAGATATTTTTTCTGAAGAAGAAGTGGGAGGGCCTCCCTTTAAAGGAGCATGGTGGGCACCTGTAATTGGTCCAGATCTGTCAACTTTTTGGATTAATCAAACCAGAGAATTTGTTGCGGTATGGAAACTCCCTTGCAAAGGATTCAATAGCGTTGGAGCTCCAGTATATTCCTTAAAAGATGCTAAAAGAATTTTTGCTTTGTCTAACCCATTACCAGTAGAAGATGATCCACAAGGATGGTGCGATTTAAAGGGGAACATCCTTATCAATCACAATCCACTAGAAATGTTTACTCAAGAAGGAAAATTGCTTTGGCGTTATCCAAATCCTTGGTCAGGAGTGCATGGAAGTAGTTCAGCCCCAAGAGCCAATCCTGGAATATTAGTTGGCCCACTTTATGTGATTGGATCAGCAAATTTAGAAAATGTCGGAGAGATTTTTTGTCTTTCAGGAAATTTGGGAGAAAGATATTTCTTTACAACTGATGGTCTGTATATTGGAAGCATCTTTAAAGATGCTCGAGGAGGACCAGACGTTCTTCCTCAGCATCAAGTCCGCGGCATGGAAATCACGATGAACTCTGCTGGAGGAGAAAGCTTCGGAGGACAATTTTTTAGAAATCCTATCGACAACCAGTTTTATATAATTGGACCAGTAAGTGATGCAAGGGAGTGTTCGGTAATAGCCAAGATAGAAGGATTGGAGACGGTACAAAGACTCCCACAACAGGCCATTAGAGTCTCTTCTAATGAAAAAAAAATCGGTTTGTCAGGAGATAACAATGATTTGAGGCCTTTTTTAATAATTAGGCCTCTTTATCATAGTGGGGATGGTATTCCAAGGGCTGACCTTTTCCAGTGGAATTTCAAAGAAGCAGTGGCCCAGTGGGGCTTTGATGCTTTTCATAAGGCTTCCGCAAGTTTAACTTTTGATCAACAATATCTTTATGTTGGATTCAAGGATGTTTCGGATGATACCCCAATGATTAATAATGGGAAAAATCCTTTTCAGCTTTTCAAAACTGGAGACGCAGTAGTTTTTGAATGTGGGACAAAAATGCGTAGTATAAGCGAACCAGTTAGAGAAGGAGATTTTAGGCTTCTTATTTCGATTTATAAAGGGAAGCCTATAGGCATACTTTATCAGTATCGTGTTGCAGGAACAAAAAATCCTTTTTTATTTTCTTCACCTATTGGGACTACCCATGTTGATAAAGTGTCAATTCTTGAAAACTGCAATATTAACTTACAGAAGGAAACAGATAAATATAGCTTCTATGCTGCAATCCCACTGAAAGAACTTGGATTTTATTTCATCCCAGGAAAAACGTATTATGGGGATTTTGGAATAATATATTCTGATAAAAATGGCACAACTGATGCTCTTAGAATGTTTTGGTCAAATAAAAACACCGGTATGATAAATGATTTATCAATAGAATCAGCAATAGATCCAAAAGAATGGGGAAAATTGATAATTAAGTAA
- a CDS encoding glycosyltransferase family 2 protein has translation MYLSVVILTYNSEKTIIPTIESSLAISNDVHVVDSYSSDGTIKILSSYPVHITQHPFENYAKQRNWAIENLPLKMPWELHLDADERLTSELIEQLKKPSLYLQDQFDGYYIARVVRFLGKILKHGGIFPTWHLRLFRRGKGRCEDRLYDQHFYVEGQTAKLQGFMIDDIQMELKEWIQRHNRWSDLEVEEIWLRAAGKKDEYKWAPGSPIKRKKELKQLYYKFPPFIRPFLLFFYRYFIKLGFLDGVEGLIFYTLQTFWFRFLIDAKLWELSKKNQFFPNLQEKK, from the coding sequence ATGTATCTCTCTGTTGTAATATTAACATATAATTCAGAAAAAACTATTATTCCTACAATTGAATCTTCGCTTGCTATTTCAAATGATGTCCATGTGGTGGATTCTTATAGCTCTGATGGAACTATTAAAATCTTAAGCTCTTATCCAGTTCACATAACCCAACATCCTTTTGAAAATTATGCAAAACAGAGGAACTGGGCAATTGAAAATCTACCACTTAAGATGCCTTGGGAACTACACTTAGATGCTGATGAAAGACTTACTTCTGAACTAATTGAACAATTAAAAAAACCTTCTTTGTACTTGCAAGATCAGTTCGACGGTTATTATATAGCCAGGGTAGTAAGATTTTTAGGTAAAATACTCAAGCATGGAGGTATTTTTCCAACGTGGCATCTTAGACTTTTTCGAAGAGGGAAAGGCCGCTGTGAAGATCGTCTCTATGATCAGCATTTTTATGTTGAAGGACAAACTGCTAAGCTCCAAGGATTCATGATTGATGATATTCAAATGGAATTAAAGGAATGGATTCAAAGACACAATAGATGGTCTGACCTGGAAGTCGAAGAAATTTGGTTAAGGGCTGCTGGGAAAAAAGATGAATACAAATGGGCTCCAGGAAGTCCTATCAAACGAAAAAAAGAGTTAAAGCAACTTTATTATAAGTTTCCACCTTTTATTCGGCCGTTTTTATTATTTTTTTATAGGTATTTTATCAAACTAGGATTTCTTGATGGCGTTGAAGGCTTGATTTTCTATACCTTACAAACATTCTGGTTCAGGTTCTTAATAGATGCAAAACTGTGGGAATTATCTAAGAAGAACCAATTCTTTCCCAATCTCCAAGAAAAGAAATAG
- a CDS encoding YCF48-related protein, with amino-acid sequence MKLIFPCFSFGLWQGCPLPVSDSLHTDESSHDFIITNTQGIEKERSFTGQLLDIQFWDDQIGWTCGYGGVYKSKDGGKSWQKVKHEGGWYHVQLTGPREIWLLEGSHGKAWGRLWHSTNDGEIWEEILPGKLQGYGDLYCKGPVRFVLCNDFASHWSVDQGKSWKERTFFGSLKIAIPGDVKEKNGFVIYLLGTKRPTPYLLKSLDSGETWNEVLLPLINSYPYSLFFATSWKGWIGLDGGKILYTEDGGENWQVYQLPTNRPVTALWFDPLGRGYAAVQNGNYLMLAESLFMTEDGGKSWKLVLSGAKQINALFGLNYRNIWGAGFCPTLPAATDLIVISNH; translated from the coding sequence TTGAAACTAATCTTTCCCTGCTTTTCTTTTGGTTTGTGGCAGGGATGTCCACTGCCTGTATCTGATTCCTTACACACAGACGAGTCGTCTCATGATTTTATTATAACCAATACACAGGGAATAGAAAAGGAAAGATCTTTTACAGGACAGCTTCTCGATATTCAATTTTGGGATGACCAGATAGGATGGACCTGTGGTTACGGTGGAGTATATAAATCTAAGGATGGAGGAAAGAGTTGGCAAAAAGTAAAACATGAAGGAGGCTGGTATCATGTTCAATTAACTGGGCCTCGGGAGATTTGGCTACTTGAAGGAAGCCATGGAAAGGCATGGGGCAGGCTCTGGCATTCAACCAATGATGGAGAAATTTGGGAAGAAATTCTGCCTGGAAAACTTCAAGGGTATGGAGATCTCTATTGTAAAGGTCCGGTACGATTCGTTCTTTGTAATGACTTTGCTAGCCATTGGAGTGTTGATCAAGGCAAAAGTTGGAAAGAAAGGACTTTCTTTGGCTCTCTAAAAATAGCTATTCCTGGAGATGTAAAAGAAAAGAATGGGTTTGTAATCTATCTTCTTGGTACAAAACGGCCAACTCCTTATCTACTAAAAAGTCTAGATTCAGGTGAAACATGGAATGAAGTCCTCTTGCCCTTAATCAATTCTTATCCTTATTCTCTTTTCTTTGCTACCAGTTGGAAAGGTTGGATTGGACTGGATGGAGGAAAGATTCTTTACACAGAAGATGGAGGAGAAAACTGGCAAGTTTATCAACTTCCAACTAATCGACCAGTAACTGCTTTGTGGTTTGATCCGCTTGGAAGAGGCTATGCTGCCGTTCAAAATGGTAATTACCTAATGCTTGCTGAATCCTTGTTTATGACAGAAGACGGAGGGAAATCTTGGAAACTTGTTCTTTCTGGCGCAAAACAGATTAATGCTCTTTTTGGGTTAAACTATAGAAATATCTGGGGAGCTGGGTTTTGCCCAACGCTACCCGCTGCCACTGATTTAATTGTGATTTCTAATCATTAA
- a CDS encoding FkbM family methyltransferase yields MFSLKKINKLLKILSTPFYWRGLFLKVAAGIEHETLLKNIPSCEIIVDIGANRGQFSLVARRYFPNALIYAFEPQPNPAKVYKALFKDDPKVIFFTGGIGPVAGKFPMHVSLRDDSSSLLPISWLQDNFFPGTAKKEEILVEIGPLDYWLKNVDLQSPALLKIDVQGYELEVLRGCENLLESFQYIYVEASFYELYIGQALADQILYFLYSKHFRFRGIYNLVYNSKGNSIQGDFFFERKK; encoded by the coding sequence ATGTTTTCACTAAAGAAAATAAATAAATTGCTTAAAATTCTTTCTACACCCTTCTATTGGAGAGGTCTTTTTCTTAAAGTCGCAGCCGGAATAGAACACGAAACACTTTTAAAAAACATTCCTTCTTGTGAGATAATTGTTGATATTGGTGCAAATCGTGGTCAATTTTCATTAGTTGCTAGACGATATTTTCCAAATGCTCTTATTTATGCCTTTGAACCGCAACCGAATCCAGCTAAAGTTTATAAAGCTCTTTTTAAAGATGATCCTAAGGTCATATTTTTTACTGGAGGCATAGGACCAGTAGCTGGTAAGTTTCCAATGCATGTTTCCTTAAGAGATGATTCTTCTTCTTTGCTTCCAATTAGCTGGTTACAAGATAATTTTTTTCCTGGAACAGCCAAAAAAGAGGAGATTTTAGTTGAAATTGGACCCTTAGATTATTGGTTAAAAAATGTTGATCTTCAGTCTCCAGCTTTACTTAAAATTGATGTACAGGGATATGAACTTGAGGTACTGAGAGGTTGTGAAAATCTTCTTGAGAGTTTTCAATATATCTATGTTGAGGCTTCTTTTTATGAACTATACATTGGTCAAGCATTAGCTGATCAAATACTCTATTTTTTGTATTCAAAACATTTTAGATTTCGTGGAATTTACAACTTGGTCTATAATTCAAAAGGAAATTCTATCCAAGGTGATTTTTTCTTTGAAAGAAAAAAATAA
- a CDS encoding glycosyltransferase gives MHILKVICSLSFRHGGPTVACLNQARALADRGHKVTIYTTNDYDDSLLKVPLNQTYQNIKKDGYEISYFSLTFHSISLLRKYYFSIPLKQTLSETILKYDIIYIYSLYRFPPTITAYYARKYQIPYVINPHGSLDPFLFKKKRWIKFPHERLFDFPNLNHASAIHFTSLEEQQLVTPLKLKSPGIIIPLGIDVKQYRYLSKGHFRRQYNLFESKILLFFGRINFKKGLNLLIPAFSQIIKKHEDVTLILAGPDNEGYGKKVSKWINEYNLEKNVIFTGMITGEKKKALLADADVFILPSYTENFGIAVVEAMAAGIPVIISDKVNIWREVKEGNAGIVVSCNVQEIAKACIELLSDDTLRHTMGENGKIIAENLFSIENTAKKLEESFIEIIKKYKSKCESTT, from the coding sequence ATGCATATTCTTAAAGTCATTTGTAGTCTTTCTTTTCGTCATGGAGGTCCTACTGTTGCTTGCCTTAATCAAGCCAGAGCTTTAGCAGACCGAGGTCACAAAGTCACTATTTATACTACCAATGATTATGATGATTCATTGCTCAAAGTTCCTTTAAATCAGACATATCAAAATATAAAAAAGGATGGATATGAGATATCTTATTTTTCTTTAACTTTTCATTCTATTTCATTATTAAGAAAATATTACTTTTCTATACCATTAAAACAAACATTATCAGAAACAATATTAAAATATGATATAATTTATATATATTCATTATATCGTTTCCCACCTACCATAACTGCATACTATGCTCGTAAATATCAAATACCATATGTGATAAATCCACATGGTTCACTTGATCCTTTTTTATTTAAGAAAAAACGCTGGATAAAATTTCCTCATGAAAGATTGTTTGATTTTCCTAATCTCAATCATGCTTCAGCAATTCACTTTACTTCCTTAGAAGAACAACAATTAGTAACTCCATTGAAATTGAAATCTCCTGGAATAATAATTCCACTGGGGATTGATGTTAAACAATACAGATATCTTTCAAAAGGACATTTTCGACGACAGTATAATCTCTTTGAAAGTAAAATCTTACTTTTTTTTGGAAGAATTAATTTTAAAAAAGGACTAAATCTCCTTATACCCGCTTTTTCTCAAATTATAAAAAAACATGAAGATGTAACACTTATCCTTGCAGGACCCGATAATGAGGGTTATGGGAAAAAGGTATCTAAATGGATCAATGAATACAATCTTGAAAAAAACGTCATATTTACAGGAATGATTACTGGGGAAAAAAAGAAAGCGCTTCTAGCTGATGCCGATGTTTTTATTTTGCCATCTTATACAGAAAACTTTGGGATAGCCGTTGTGGAAGCAATGGCTGCAGGCATCCCTGTGATTATATCTGATAAAGTAAACATTTGGAGAGAGGTTAAAGAAGGAAATGCTGGAATTGTGGTCTCTTGTAATGTGCAAGAAATAGCCAAAGCATGTATCGAACTATTAAGCGATGATACCCTCCGGCATACAATGGGAGAAAATGGAAAAATAATAGCTGAAAATCTTTTTTCTATTGAAAATACTGCAAAAAAACTTGAAGAATCCTTTATAGAAATTATCAAAAAATATAAATCTAAGTGTGAATCAACTACATAG